In the genome of Geotrypetes seraphini chromosome 14, aGeoSer1.1, whole genome shotgun sequence, one region contains:
- the LOC117348017 gene encoding proto-oncogene Mas-like yields MTKPTLSLNFSDIKLINGTELNNSTMRTSISDFIVVYFALAIALLGLVGNGLVLWVLFFRLRKTPFTVYILNLAVADFLLLLISMVVLLCIVCGLWIQIEENLTITGFLLTAVYYAGLLILTAISVERCLSLIFPFWYRCKRPKYQSSLASAIFWVVSILLTCMEYFGCNDEEYRKSDLKCDVIIISISTLILLVFSPAMVLSSLILFIKIWTKTWRRHSSTLYIVILVTVVIFILFTLPPRILSLLMYLDIVHVQNFFVMYTWALFCNVVNSAANPFVYFFVGSMGKQGVGRSIQGVLQKVFKEDSDISQEAAQEIETSEIKM; encoded by the coding sequence ATGACAAAGCCAACTTTGTCCCTCAACTTTTCAGATATCAAATTGATTAATGGCACAGAATTGAACAACTCCACTATGAGAACCTCCATCAGTGATTTCATCGTGGTCTATTTTGCTCTAGCTATCGCTCTTTTGGGTTTAGTAGGAAACGGGTTAGTCCTTTGGGTCCTTTTTTTCCGCCTTAGAAAGACCCCTTTCACTGTCTACATCTTGAACCTGGCTGTAGCGGACTTTCTCCTACTGTTAATCTCTATGGTTGTGCTCCTGTGCATAGTTTGTGGGCTCTGGATACAAATAGAGGAGAATTTAACGATTACAGGGTTTTTGTTGACTGCAGTCTATTATGCTGGCCTCCTCATTTTGACCGCCATCAGTGTGGAGAGATGTCTATCCCTCATCTTCCCCTTTTGGTACCGCTGTAAACGTCCAAAATACCAGTCAAGCCTTGCTAGTGCCATTTTCTGGGTTGTCTCCATCCTGTTGACGTGTATGGAGTATTTTGGCTGCAACGATGAAGAATACAGGAAGAGTGATTTGAAGTGTGACGTGATTATCATCAGCATATCTACATTGATTCTGCTGGTCTTCTCCCCAGCCATGGTGCTGTCTAGTCTGATCCTCTTCATCAAAATCTGGACCAAAACATGGCGCCGGCACTCCTCCACACTTTATATTGTTATTTTGGTGACGGTCGTCATTTTTATTCTTTTCACTCTCCCACCAAGGATCCTGTCTCTCCTCATGTACTTGGATATTGTCCATGTTCAGAATTTTTTTGTCATGTACACCTGGGCCTTGTTCTGCAATGTGGTCAATAGTGCTGCTAACCCCTTTGTGTATTTCTTTGTGGGGAGCATGGGAAAGCAAGGAGTTGGGAGGTCCATCCAGGGAGTACTCCAGAAGGTCTTCAAAGAAGACTCTGATATATCTCAAGAGGCAGCTCAGGAGATTGAAACATCTGAGATTAAAATGTGA